In Streptomyces sp. NBC_00448, the following are encoded in one genomic region:
- a CDS encoding transglycosylase SLT domain-containing protein, translating into MSRISVRGLAVASATAVTTVGAVVGVASGADQGSGTADQPVEAAGTTTLLADIPAGQQVQQASLTEQVQAQSDAADASARQSAEQAARVQAAKDAASKKKADDAAAAKAAKIKAESGKGDSSATFSVQASYTTAQVQAMAQQIVGSGQYMCFSNIVTHESGWDYTAQNASSGAYGLVQALPGSKMASAGADWRSNPATQIKWGLNYMNSRYGSPCDAWQFWQVNHYY; encoded by the coding sequence GTGAGCCGGATCTCGGTCCGGGGACTCGCGGTGGCGTCAGCCACTGCGGTCACCACAGTGGGCGCCGTGGTAGGCGTCGCGTCGGGCGCAGACCAGGGCAGCGGCACAGCCGACCAGCCCGTCGAAGCCGCGGGCACGACCACCCTCCTCGCAGACATCCCCGCCGGCCAGCAGGTGCAGCAGGCGTCGTTGACGGAGCAGGTACAAGCTCAGTCGGACGCCGCGGACGCCTCGGCCCGGCAGTCCGCGGAGCAGGCAGCCCGCGTCCAGGCCGCGAAGGACGCCGCCAGCAAGAAGAAGGCGGACGACGCAGCGGCGGCCAAGGCGGCCAAGATCAAGGCGGAGTCCGGCAAGGGCGACTCGAGCGCCACCTTCTCGGTACAGGCTTCGTACACCACCGCACAGGTGCAGGCCATGGCGCAGCAGATCGTCGGCAGCGGCCAGTACATGTGCTTCTCCAACATCGTGACGCACGAGAGCGGCTGGGACTACACCGCTCAGAACGCGTCCAGTGGTGCCTACGGTCTGGTCCAGGCCCTGCCCGGCTCCAAGATGGCCTCGGCGGGCGCCGATTGGCGGAGCAACCCGGCCACGCAGATAAAGTGGGGCCTGAACTACATGAACAGCCGCTACGGCAGTCCTTGTGACGCCTGGCAGTTCTGGCAGGTCAACCACTACTACTAG
- a CDS encoding AI-2E family transporter — MPDKRHWSATLASGLANLAGRLDERHATVSARDAEHRGAATTAAPSGVPGQPEPARPEAAVAQPPDPAAAGTADPASVPAQAAASDPPAPPRTAPVPNPVAVVPWSMRVAAEIGWRLLVLAGTVWVLMRVIGAVRLLVLAFVAALLITALLQPFVARLKRMGVPRGLATAMVFIGGFVVMGLVGWFVVWQVMDNIDSLSTSLQDGIDQGKKWLLNSPFHVTDDQINQVANNLSNAIGHNTKQLTDAGLQGVTVIVEFLTGVLLAMFSTLFLLYDGPNIWNWVLRLFPRDARAGLAEAGPRAWRTLTLYVRGTVIVAMIDAICIGIGIFFLGVPMAVPLAVVIFVSSFVPLVGAVASGAVAVVVSLVTQGPFTALLVLLVVLAVQQIEGHVLQPFILGRAVRVHPLAVVLSVAAGSMIAGIGGAISAVPLVAVSNTVVGVLRARAKSGTEAETETGTSPVVPAPDAEPAQEVADPSSAPGLDADPAPETAAAGRATADTDTDTDTDTDTAEDELDARELADDGVK; from the coding sequence ATGCCGGACAAACGCCACTGGAGCGCCACGCTCGCGTCCGGTCTGGCGAATCTCGCCGGGCGACTGGACGAACGACACGCCACTGTTTCCGCGCGCGACGCGGAGCACCGGGGGGCCGCGACCACCGCGGCCCCCTCTGGCGTGCCCGGCCAGCCGGAGCCGGCCCGGCCCGAGGCCGCCGTCGCGCAGCCGCCGGACCCGGCGGCGGCCGGCACCGCCGACCCGGCGTCAGTTCCCGCGCAGGCGGCGGCATCCGACCCGCCCGCGCCGCCGCGCACCGCGCCCGTGCCGAACCCGGTCGCGGTCGTGCCGTGGAGCATGCGGGTCGCCGCCGAGATCGGCTGGCGGCTGCTGGTCCTGGCCGGCACCGTGTGGGTGCTGATGCGGGTGATAGGCGCGGTCCGGCTGCTGGTGCTGGCGTTCGTCGCCGCGCTGCTGATCACCGCGCTGCTCCAGCCGTTCGTGGCCCGCCTGAAGCGGATGGGGGTGCCGCGCGGGCTCGCCACCGCGATGGTCTTCATCGGCGGCTTCGTGGTGATGGGCCTGGTCGGCTGGTTCGTGGTGTGGCAGGTGATGGACAACATCGACAGCCTGTCCACCAGCCTCCAGGACGGTATCGACCAGGGGAAGAAGTGGCTGCTCAACAGCCCCTTCCACGTCACCGACGACCAGATCAACCAGGTCGCCAACAACCTCAGCAACGCGATCGGGCACAACACCAAGCAGCTCACCGACGCGGGCCTGCAAGGCGTCACCGTCATCGTGGAGTTCCTGACCGGCGTGCTGCTGGCGATGTTCAGCACCCTGTTCCTGCTCTACGACGGGCCGAACATCTGGAACTGGGTGCTGCGGCTGTTCCCGCGGGACGCCCGGGCCGGACTGGCCGAAGCCGGCCCGCGCGCCTGGCGCACCCTGACGCTGTATGTGCGCGGCACCGTGATCGTGGCGATGATCGACGCGATCTGCATCGGCATCGGCATCTTCTTCCTCGGCGTGCCGATGGCGGTGCCGCTGGCGGTCGTCATCTTCGTGTCGTCGTTCGTGCCGCTGGTCGGCGCGGTCGCCTCGGGCGCGGTGGCGGTGGTCGTCTCGCTGGTCACCCAGGGGCCGTTCACCGCGCTGCTGGTACTGCTCGTGGTGCTCGCGGTGCAGCAGATCGAAGGGCATGTGCTCCAGCCGTTCATCCTCGGCCGCGCGGTGCGGGTCCACCCGCTGGCGGTGGTGCTGTCGGTGGCGGCCGGGTCGATGATCGCCGGGATCGGCGGGGCGATCAGCGCGGTGCCGCTGGTCGCGGTGAGCAACACGGTCGTCGGCGTGCTCAGGGCGCGGGCGAAGTCGGGTACCGAGGCCGAGACCGAGACCGGGACGTCCCCGGTCGTACCCGCGCCGGACGCCGAGCCCGCGCAGGAGGTGGCGGACCCGTCCTCGGCCCCGGGCCTCGACGCGGACCCCGCCCCGGAGACGGCTGCGGCTGGGCGCGCGACGGCGGATACCGACACGGACACGGACACGGACACGGATACGGCCGAGGACGAGCTCGACGCGCGTGAACTGGCGGACGACGGCGTGAAATAG
- a CDS encoding ABC transporter permease codes for MSTQHGSARFEPFAGFDATGGGPRRPGHPGHDGRPPGPAEHSADLRTWLRDLALGARFAISGGREGWTRTMLTAVGVGLGVALLLLTAAVPAMMQTRSEKENARQPASATYIAHPTTDSLLRADAQTTYRDHDIGGALVHPEGAEAQLPPGLTRWPGNGQMVVSPALKKLLASTPLLRERLPYTITGTIGKAGVTGPAELYYYAGSNQLVPHDSRYLVGNADRITGFGPAGQSEPLGPTLELLLVIVLVVLLLPVAVFIGTAVRLGGERRDRRLAALRLVGADIRMTHRIAAGEAVFGALFGLLFGGALFLIGRQLASKVSVMSISAFSSDLTPNPALTVLIVLAVPIASIAVTLASLRGTTIEPLGVVRHAVGRRRRLWWRLLLPAVGLALLVPLFGKVHGGSGINEYQVATGAVLLLFGVTAVLPWLVEAVVGRLRGGPIAWQLATRRLQLSSSASARMVSGVTIAVAGAIALQMLFNGVSGDYVRSTGADTNRAQAVVNGMVASGAQLDADAKSIAAAQGVRQVYGYVHGDATGPDASKLPRNDETQYPGLAINVGDCTALRQMARITTCRPGSVFLVPPDDGTDSDYQKYAKPGGKLDLNTPDGNAYSGKPRLWQIPATAVSVRSRADATGAHVWGVLATPEAIDSSSLKYLVGQLAVVLDPDQPDAIERARNAVAHLGVDMSIFTLYDTRTKAGFTQIHRGLLAGAVFTMGLIGAGLLVTMLEQLRERKKLLAVLVAFGTRRSVLAWSVLWQAAVPVVLGLVLAVAAGIGFGAALLAMVERPFHTDWVSVATMTGVGAGVIFAVTLLSMPPLWRLMRADGLRTE; via the coding sequence ATGAGTACCCAGCACGGAAGCGCGCGGTTCGAGCCGTTCGCCGGCTTCGACGCGACCGGCGGCGGTCCGCGCCGCCCAGGACACCCAGGACACGATGGGCGCCCGCCCGGGCCGGCCGAGCACTCCGCCGACCTGCGCACATGGCTGCGCGACCTCGCGCTCGGCGCGCGCTTCGCGATCAGCGGCGGGCGCGAGGGGTGGACCCGCACCATGCTCACCGCGGTCGGGGTGGGGCTCGGGGTGGCGCTGCTGCTGCTGACCGCGGCGGTGCCGGCGATGATGCAGACCCGCAGTGAGAAGGAGAACGCCCGCCAGCCCGCCAGCGCCACCTACATCGCCCATCCCACCACCGACAGCCTGCTGCGGGCGGACGCCCAGACGACCTACCGCGACCACGACATCGGCGGGGCCCTGGTGCACCCGGAGGGCGCGGAGGCGCAACTGCCGCCCGGCCTGACCCGCTGGCCCGGCAACGGGCAGATGGTGGTGTCGCCCGCGCTGAAGAAGCTGCTGGCGTCCACGCCGCTGCTGCGCGAGCGCCTGCCGTACACGATCACCGGCACCATCGGGAAGGCCGGGGTCACCGGCCCGGCGGAGTTGTACTACTACGCCGGCAGCAACCAGTTGGTCCCCCACGACTCCCGCTACCTGGTCGGCAACGCCGACCGGATCACCGGCTTCGGCCCCGCCGGCCAGTCGGAGCCGCTCGGCCCGACGCTCGAACTGCTGCTGGTCATCGTCCTGGTGGTGCTGCTGCTGCCGGTCGCGGTGTTCATCGGCACCGCGGTACGCCTCGGCGGTGAGCGCCGGGACCGGCGGCTGGCCGCGCTGCGGCTGGTCGGCGCGGACATCCGGATGACCCACCGGATCGCGGCCGGCGAGGCGGTGTTCGGGGCGCTGTTCGGGCTGCTCTTCGGCGGGGCGCTGTTCCTGATCGGCAGACAGCTCGCCTCGAAGGTCAGCGTCATGTCGATCTCCGCGTTCTCCTCGGACCTGACGCCGAACCCGGCGCTGACCGTACTGATCGTGCTCGCCGTGCCGATCGCGTCGATCGCGGTGACCCTGGCCAGCCTGCGCGGCACCACGATAGAGCCGCTGGGCGTCGTACGGCACGCCGTCGGCCGGCGCCGCCGGCTGTGGTGGCGGCTGCTGCTGCCCGCGGTCGGACTGGCCCTGCTGGTACCGCTGTTCGGCAAGGTCCATGGTGGCTCGGGGATCAACGAGTACCAGGTCGCGACCGGCGCCGTCCTGCTGCTCTTCGGGGTGACCGCGGTGCTGCCGTGGCTGGTGGAGGCCGTCGTGGGGCGGCTGCGCGGCGGGCCGATCGCCTGGCAGCTGGCCACCCGCAGGCTCCAGCTCAGCAGCAGCGCGTCCGCCCGGATGGTGAGCGGGGTGACCATCGCGGTCGCCGGCGCGATCGCGCTCCAGATGCTCTTCAACGGCGTCAGCGGCGACTACGTCCGGTCCACCGGCGCCGACACCAACCGCGCCCAGGCCGTCGTCAACGGCATGGTCGCGAGCGGCGCGCAGCTCGACGCGGACGCGAAGTCCATCGCCGCCGCGCAGGGCGTCAGGCAGGTCTACGGCTACGTGCACGGCGACGCCACCGGGCCGGACGCGAGCAAACTCCCCAGGAACGACGAGACGCAGTACCCCGGCCTGGCGATCAACGTCGGCGACTGCACCGCGCTCCGGCAGATGGCGCGGATCACCACCTGCCGGCCGGGCAGCGTGTTCCTGGTGCCGCCGGACGACGGCACCGACAGCGACTACCAGAAGTACGCCAAGCCCGGGGGGAAGCTCGACCTCAACACACCGGACGGCAACGCCTACAGCGGCAAGCCCCGGCTGTGGCAGATCCCGGCCACCGCGGTCAGCGTGCGCTCACGCGCGGACGCCACGGGCGCGCACGTGTGGGGCGTGCTCGCCACCCCGGAGGCGATCGACAGCTCGTCGCTGAAGTACCTGGTCGGGCAGCTGGCGGTCGTGCTCGACCCGGACCAGCCCGACGCGATCGAACGGGCGCGCAACGCCGTGGCCCACCTCGGTGTCGACATGTCCATCTTCACCCTGTATGACACGCGGACGAAGGCCGGCTTCACGCAGATCCACCGCGGTCTGCTCGCCGGGGCGGTCTTCACCATGGGGCTGATAGGCGCGGGGTTGCTGGTGACGATGCTGGAGCAACTGCGCGAGCGCAAGAAACTGCTCGCGGTGCTGGTCGCGTTCGGCACCCGGCGCTCGGTGCTGGCGTGGTCGGTGCTGTGGCAGGCGGCGGTGCCGGTGGTGCTCGGGCTGGTGCTCGCCGTCGCGGCCGGCATCGGGTTCGGCGCGGCGCTGCTCGCGATGGTGGAGCGGCCCTTCCACACCGACTGGGTCAGTGTCGCCACGATGACCGGGGTCGGGGCGGGGGTCATCTTCGCGGTGACGCTGCTCAGCATGCCGCCGCTGTGGCGGCTGATGCGGGCGGACGGGCTCCGCACGGAGTAG
- a CDS encoding ABC transporter ATP-binding protein — MLRAIAIRKAYGPTAALDGADLTIRAGEVVAVMGPSGSGKSTLLHCLAGIVRPDSGEVRYRGQELSAMSDGERSALRRTDFGFVFQFGQLVPELTCLENVAMPMRLGGVKRRVAEEKAAQWLERLEVSDVSGKRPGEVSGGQGQRVAVARALVDDPRVVFADEPTGALDSLNGERVMRLLTDAAHDTGAAVVLVTHEPRVAAYSDREIVVRDGKSRDMERVS; from the coding sequence CTGCTGCGGGCGATCGCGATACGCAAGGCGTACGGACCCACCGCCGCCCTCGACGGGGCGGACCTGACCATCCGCGCCGGCGAGGTCGTCGCGGTGATGGGCCCCTCCGGGTCCGGCAAGTCGACGCTGCTGCACTGCCTGGCCGGCATCGTGCGGCCCGACTCCGGCGAGGTCCGCTACCGCGGGCAGGAGCTGTCGGCGATGTCCGACGGGGAGCGCAGCGCGCTGCGCCGCACCGACTTCGGCTTCGTCTTCCAGTTCGGCCAGCTCGTCCCCGAGTTGACCTGCCTGGAGAACGTGGCGATGCCGATGCGGCTGGGCGGCGTCAAGCGCCGCGTCGCGGAGGAGAAGGCGGCTCAGTGGCTGGAGCGGCTGGAGGTCTCCGACGTCTCCGGCAAGCGGCCCGGCGAGGTCTCCGGCGGGCAGGGCCAGCGGGTCGCGGTCGCCCGCGCCCTGGTCGACGACCCCCGGGTGGTCTTCGCCGACGAGCCGACCGGCGCACTGGACTCGCTCAACGGCGAGCGCGTGATGCGGCTGCTCACCGACGCCGCCCACGACACCGGCGCGGCCGTCGTCCTGGTCACCCACGAACCCCGGGTGGCCGCGTACTCCGACCGGGAGATCGTCGTGCGGGACGGGAAGTCGCGCGACATGGAACGGGTGTCATGA
- a CDS encoding PadR family transcriptional regulator, producing the protein MSIGQTLLGLLESGPRHGYDLKRAFDERFGHDRPLAYGQVYSTMARLLKNGLVEVDGIEPGGGPERKRYAITDAGITDVAGWLAQPEKPEPYLQTTLYTKVVLALLTGRSAVDLLDTQRAEHLRLMRELTRRKKDGDLADQLICDHALFHLEADLRWLELTAARLDQLAAEVAK; encoded by the coding sequence ATGTCAATCGGCCAGACCCTGCTCGGACTCCTGGAGTCCGGGCCGCGCCACGGTTACGACCTCAAGCGCGCCTTCGACGAACGCTTCGGACACGATCGGCCGCTCGCCTACGGCCAGGTCTACTCGACGATGGCCAGGCTGCTGAAGAACGGCCTGGTCGAGGTGGACGGCATAGAGCCCGGCGGTGGCCCGGAACGCAAGCGGTACGCCATCACCGACGCCGGGATCACCGACGTGGCCGGCTGGCTCGCCCAGCCGGAGAAGCCCGAGCCCTACCTCCAGACGACCCTCTACACCAAGGTCGTCCTGGCCCTGCTGACCGGCAGGTCCGCCGTGGACCTGCTGGACACCCAGCGCGCCGAACACCTGCGGCTGATGCGCGAGCTGACCCGTCGCAAGAAGGACGGCGACCTCGCCGACCAGCTCATCTGCGACCACGCCCTGTTCCACCTGGAAGCCGACCTGCGGTGGCTGGAACTGACCGCGGCCCGACTGGACCAACTCGCCGCGGAGGTGGCCAAGTGA
- a CDS encoding toxin-antitoxin system HicB family antitoxin: MTEPSRPSRKQVLLRLDPAVHDALAAWAAGELRSTNAQIEYLLRRALTEAGRMPTAVRPIPRRGRPAKEPPPEPR; this comes from the coding sequence GTGACCGAACCCAGCCGCCCATCCCGCAAGCAGGTGCTGCTCAGGCTCGACCCGGCCGTCCACGACGCGCTCGCCGCGTGGGCGGCGGGCGAGTTGCGCAGCACCAACGCGCAGATCGAGTACCTGCTCCGGCGGGCACTGACCGAGGCGGGCCGGATGCCGACGGCCGTCCGGCCGATCCCGCGCCGCGGGCGCCCGGCGAAGGAGCCGCCACCCGAGCCCCGTTGA
- a CDS encoding SPFH domain-containing protein translates to MTEQPQETAPAEQSDVPEMPAPRVSERRAAGMPGLPFLLIALLVIAGGVALTVVGARTGGGTAVALVTVGIVVAVVAFVLLFGLTQVAPGQARVCQLFGRYQGTIRQDGLRWVNPFTSRRRVSTRLRNQETAVLKVNDAYGNPIELAAVVVWQVKDTAQAVFEVDDFVRFVSIQTDTAVRHIATRYPYDSHDTDGLSLRENSEEITERLSTEIAARVASAGVRIIESRFTHLAYAAEIASAMLQRQQAGAIVAARQTIVDGAVGMVESALSRIAEQDIVILDEERKASMVSNLLVVLCGERAAQPVLNTGTLYQ, encoded by the coding sequence ATGACCGAGCAACCACAGGAGACGGCTCCGGCCGAGCAGAGCGACGTCCCGGAGATGCCGGCGCCGAGAGTGTCCGAGCGTCGGGCGGCGGGGATGCCGGGGCTGCCGTTCCTGCTGATCGCGCTGCTGGTGATAGCGGGCGGGGTGGCGCTGACGGTGGTCGGCGCCAGGACGGGCGGCGGTACGGCGGTCGCGCTGGTGACGGTCGGCATCGTGGTGGCCGTGGTGGCCTTCGTGCTGCTCTTCGGGCTGACCCAGGTCGCGCCGGGGCAGGCGCGGGTGTGCCAGCTGTTCGGGCGCTACCAGGGGACGATCCGGCAGGACGGCCTGCGCTGGGTGAACCCGTTCACCAGCCGGCGCCGGGTCTCCACGCGGCTGCGCAACCAGGAGACGGCCGTCCTGAAGGTCAACGACGCGTATGGCAACCCGATCGAGCTGGCCGCGGTCGTGGTGTGGCAGGTCAAGGACACCGCGCAGGCGGTCTTCGAGGTCGACGACTTCGTGCGGTTCGTGTCGATCCAGACCGACACCGCGGTACGGCACATCGCGACGCGCTACCCGTACGACAGCCACGACACCGACGGGCTGTCGCTGCGCGAGAACAGCGAGGAGATCACCGAGCGGCTCTCCACGGAGATCGCCGCACGGGTGGCGTCGGCGGGAGTGCGGATCATCGAGTCGCGGTTCACGCACCTCGCCTACGCCGCCGAGATCGCCTCGGCGATGCTGCAGCGGCAGCAGGCGGGGGCGATCGTGGCGGCCCGGCAGACCATCGTGGACGGCGCGGTGGGCATGGTCGAGTCGGCGCTGTCGCGGATCGCCGAGCAGGACATCGTGATCCTGGACGAGGAGCGGAAGGCGTCCATGGTCAGCAACCTGCTGGTCGTACTCTGCGGCGAGCGGGCGGCCCAGCCGGTGCTGAACACCGGCACGCTCTACCAGTAA
- a CDS encoding catalase, producing the protein MSTSNIPPTTDNAGIPVESDEHSLTVGPDGAILLQDHYLIEKMAQFNRERVPERVVHAKGSGAYGRFEVTNDVSQFTKADLFQPGRSTRMLARFSTVAGEQGSPDTWRDPRGFALKFYTEHGNYDLVGNNTPVFFVRDTIKFQDFIRSQKRRPDNGLRDNDMQWDFWTLSPESAHQVTWLMGDRGIPKTYRNMNGYGSHTYMWINGAGQKFWVKYHFKTDQGIDFLTQSDADAMAGQNADFHRQDLYESIERGEHPSWTLRVQVMPFEDAADYRFNPFDLTKVWPHGDYPLIEVGRMTLDTNPEDYFIHIEQAAFEPSSMVPGIGPSPDKMLLGRLFSYPDTHRYRIGPNYQQLPPNRPHVPVHSYAKDGPMRFEPARTGAPYAPNSYGGPAASAQAYGDIAGWQSAGEMVREAYTLHSEDDDFGQPGTLVREVLDDAARDRLVGNVAGHLSDGVSAPVLERAFAYWRSIDQTVGDRIAQAVKTR; encoded by the coding sequence ATGAGCACGTCGAACATCCCGCCCACCACCGACAACGCCGGCATCCCGGTGGAGAGCGACGAGCATTCGCTGACCGTCGGACCCGACGGCGCGATCCTGCTGCAGGACCACTACCTGATCGAGAAGATGGCCCAGTTCAACCGGGAACGGGTCCCGGAGCGGGTGGTGCACGCCAAGGGCAGCGGGGCGTACGGCCGGTTCGAGGTGACCAACGACGTCAGCCAGTTCACCAAGGCCGACCTGTTCCAGCCGGGCCGCTCCACCCGGATGCTGGCCCGGTTCTCGACGGTCGCCGGTGAGCAGGGCAGCCCCGACACCTGGCGCGACCCGCGCGGCTTCGCGTTGAAGTTCTACACCGAGCACGGCAACTACGACCTGGTCGGCAACAACACCCCGGTGTTCTTCGTCCGCGACACGATCAAGTTCCAGGACTTCATCCGCAGCCAGAAGCGCCGCCCCGACAACGGCCTGCGCGACAACGACATGCAGTGGGACTTCTGGACGCTCTCCCCGGAGTCCGCGCACCAGGTGACCTGGCTGATGGGTGACCGCGGCATCCCGAAGACCTACCGGAACATGAACGGCTACGGGTCGCACACCTACATGTGGATCAACGGCGCCGGCCAGAAGTTCTGGGTGAAGTACCACTTCAAGACCGACCAGGGCATCGACTTCCTCACCCAGTCCGACGCGGACGCGATGGCCGGGCAGAACGCGGACTTCCACCGGCAGGACCTGTACGAGTCGATCGAGCGGGGCGAGCACCCGTCGTGGACGCTGCGGGTGCAGGTCATGCCGTTCGAGGACGCGGCGGACTACCGGTTCAATCCGTTCGACCTGACGAAGGTGTGGCCGCACGGCGACTACCCGCTGATCGAGGTCGGCCGGATGACGCTGGACACCAACCCGGAGGACTACTTCATCCACATCGAGCAGGCGGCGTTCGAACCGTCGAGCATGGTGCCGGGGATCGGCCCCTCCCCCGACAAGATGCTGCTCGGGCGGCTGTTCTCCTACCCGGACACGCACCGCTACCGGATCGGCCCGAACTACCAGCAGCTCCCGCCGAACCGCCCGCACGTGCCGGTGCACTCCTACGCCAAGGACGGCCCGATGCGGTTCGAGCCGGCCAGGACCGGGGCACCGTACGCGCCGAACTCCTACGGCGGGCCGGCCGCGTCCGCGCAGGCGTACGGGGACATCGCCGGGTGGCAGTCGGCCGGTGAGATGGTGCGGGAGGCGTACACGCTGCACAGCGAGGACGACGACTTCGGGCAGCCGGGCACGCTGGTGCGCGAGGTGCTGGACGACGCGGCGCGCGACCGGCTGGTCGGCAATGTCGCCGGGCATCTGTCCGACGGGGTCAGCGCGCCCGTCCTGGAACGCGCCTTCGCTTACTGGCGCAGCATCGACCAGACCGTCGGCGACCGGATCGCCCAGGCCGTCAAAACCCGCTGA
- a CDS encoding SpoIIE family protein phosphatase — MTTDPPRPPRPHTVPSPQDPRGSFGVRESAPPAQDDTTTTPSGAGSEAHDHDHAGHPPAARAHDEQTTEPAAPTRPGAYSARRSDGAPAAGQHRAETAPGEARGGAQPEGPAQSPAPAHDTGWVPAVTEGSEALSSFVSTPPRGTPLDAAGHTAAGHTADEDSVGMRIPMPVQTGPEADRLRYVGAATRRIARGLDLDEILLGLCRSAVPAFADAILVYLREPLPVGDERPSGPLRLRLRRADGGLEGPGDTPDMPVGDLPALETPSGGAPETIGVLLDGPLAEVLRGVRPVFADSPRAADALAELLGNPPGPLPVGRRALLAPLRGRRRVIGAAVLLRRADRPPFESDDLLVAAQLATHTALGVDKAVLYGREAYIADALQREMLPDSLPQPTGVQLASRYLPAAESARVGGDWYDAIPLPGSRVALVVGDVMGHSMTSAAIMGQLRTTVQTLAGLDLAPQEVLYHLDEQAQRLGQDRMATCVYAVYDPIAHRLVVANAGHPPPVLLHADGLAEVLRVPPGAPIGVGGVPFEAVELPAPAGATLLLYTDGLVESRTRDVWGGIELLRERLHDAATVVSPPPLEPLCDEVLEILGPGDRDDDIALLAARFAGIAPSDVAYWFLEPQAQTAGRARRLVRQALMRWGLDDQVDAAELLVSEIVTNAVRYAERPVTLRLLRTDVLRCEVGDDAPLLPRMRHAAPEEEGGRGLYLVNRMAQRWGATRLGAGKVVWFELPLP, encoded by the coding sequence GTGACCACGGACCCGCCCCGCCCACCCCGGCCGCACACCGTGCCGTCCCCGCAGGACCCGCGCGGCAGCTTCGGCGTGCGCGAATCGGCACCGCCGGCCCAGGACGACACCACCACGACGCCGAGCGGCGCCGGGTCCGAGGCGCACGACCACGACCACGCGGGGCACCCGCCCGCCGCCCGCGCGCACGACGAGCAGACCACCGAGCCCGCCGCACCCACCCGGCCCGGGGCGTACAGTGCACGGCGGAGCGATGGTGCCCCGGCGGCCGGGCAGCACCGCGCGGAAACGGCGCCGGGCGAGGCGCGCGGCGGGGCCCAGCCCGAGGGGCCCGCGCAGTCCCCCGCCCCGGCACACGACACGGGATGGGTGCCGGCAGTGACGGAGGGGAGCGAGGCGTTGAGCTCGTTTGTGAGCACACCGCCGCGGGGCACGCCGCTGGACGCGGCCGGCCACACCGCGGCCGGGCACACCGCGGACGAGGACTCGGTGGGCATGCGCATCCCGATGCCGGTGCAGACCGGCCCCGAGGCGGACCGGCTGCGGTACGTCGGCGCGGCCACCCGGCGGATCGCCCGCGGCCTCGACCTGGACGAGATCCTGCTCGGGCTGTGCCGCTCGGCGGTGCCCGCGTTCGCCGACGCGATTCTGGTCTACCTGCGCGAGCCGCTCCCGGTCGGCGACGAGCGCCCCTCGGGTCCGCTGCGGCTGCGGCTGCGCCGGGCCGACGGCGGCCTGGAGGGGCCCGGCGACACCCCGGACATGCCGGTCGGCGACCTGCCGGCGCTGGAGACCCCGTCCGGCGGCGCCCCCGAGACCATCGGGGTGCTGCTCGACGGTCCGCTCGCCGAGGTGCTGCGCGGGGTGCGCCCGGTCTTCGCGGACTCGCCGCGGGCCGCGGACGCCCTCGCCGAACTCCTCGGCAACCCCCCGGGCCCGTTGCCGGTCGGCCGCCGCGCGCTGCTGGCCCCGCTGCGCGGCCGCCGCCGGGTGATCGGCGCCGCGGTGCTGCTGCGCCGCGCGGACCGGCCGCCGTTCGAGTCCGACGACCTGCTGGTCGCCGCCCAACTCGCCACGCACACCGCGCTCGGCGTCGACAAGGCGGTGCTCTACGGCCGCGAGGCGTACATCGCCGACGCCCTCCAGCGCGAGATGCTGCCGGACTCGCTGCCGCAGCCGACCGGTGTGCAGCTCGCCAGCCGCTACCTGCCGGCCGCCGAGTCCGCGCGGGTCGGCGGCGACTGGTACGACGCGATCCCGCTGCCCGGCAGCCGGGTCGCGCTGGTGGTCGGCGACGTGATGGGCCACTCCATGACCTCGGCGGCGATCATGGGCCAACTGCGCACCACCGTGCAGACCCTCGCCGGGCTGGACCTCGCCCCGCAGGAGGTGCTCTACCACCTCGACGAGCAGGCCCAGCGGCTCGGCCAGGACCGGATGGCCACCTGCGTCTACGCGGTGTACGACCCGATCGCGCACCGCCTGGTGGTGGCCAACGCCGGTCACCCGCCGCCCGTACTGCTGCACGCCGACGGCCTCGCCGAGGTGCTGCGGGTGCCTCCGGGCGCCCCGATCGGCGTCGGCGGCGTGCCGTTCGAGGCCGTGGAGCTGCCCGCGCCCGCCGGGGCCACACTGCTGCTCTACACCGACGGCCTGGTGGAGTCCCGCACCCGCGACGTCTGGGGCGGTATCGAGTTGCTCCGCGAGCGGCTGCACGACGCCGCCACCGTGGTCTCCCCGCCGCCCCTGGAGCCGCTGTGCGACGAGGTGCTGGAGATCCTGGGCCCCGGTGACCGCGACGACGACATCGCGCTGCTCGCGGCCCGGTTCGCCGGGATCGCGCCGAGCGACGTCGCGTACTGGTTCCTGGAGCCGCAGGCCCAGACCGCGGGACGCGCCCGCCGGCTGGTCCGCCAGGCGCTGATGCGCTGGGGCCTGGACGACCAGGTCGACGCCGCCGAGCTGCTGGTCAGCGAGATCGTCACCAACGCGGTGCGGTACGCGGAACGCCCGGTCACCCTGCGGCTGCTGCGCACCGACGTGCTGCGCTGCGAGGTCGGCGACGACGCCCCGCTGCTCCCCCGGATGCGGCACGCCGCTCCCGAGGAGGAGGGCGGCCGCGGCCTCTACCTCGTCAACCGCATGGCGCAGCGCTGGGGCGCCACCCGTCTGGGCGCCGGCAAGGTCGTCTGGTTCGAGCTCCCGCTGCCCTGA